The Callospermophilus lateralis isolate mCalLat2 chromosome 3, mCalLat2.hap1, whole genome shotgun sequence genome has a segment encoding these proteins:
- the Zbtb25 gene encoding zinc finger and BTB domain-containing protein 25 isoform X3, with the protein MDTASHSLVLLQQLNMQREFGFLCDCTVAIGDVYFKAHRAVLAAFSNYFKMIFIHQTSECIKIQPTDIQPDIFSYLLHIMYTGKGPKQIVDHSRLEEGIRFLHADYLSHIATEMNQVFSPETVQSSNLYGIQISTTQKTTVKQGLEVKETPSNNNGNRAADQGDHPQLQLSLAIGLDDGTADQQRVHPAAQALEEHQKPPVSIKQERCDPESVIPQSHPSPSSEQSCQILSS; encoded by the exons ATGGATACTGCTAGCCATAGCCTTGTCCTTCTGCAGCAGCTGAACATGCAGCGAGAATTTGGTTTTCTATGTGATTGCACAGTTGCTATTGGAGATGTTTACTTCAAAGCCCATAGAGCAGTGCTTGCTGCTTTTTCTAACTATTTCAAGATGATATTTATTCACCAAACAAG tGAATGCATAAAAATCCAACCAACTGACATTCAACCTGACATATTCAGCTATTTGTTACATATTATGTACACGGGGAAAGGGCCAAAACAGATTGTGGATCATAGTCGTTTGGAGGAGGGGATTCGATTTCTTCATGCCGACTACCTTTCTCACATTGCAACTGAAATGAATCAAGTGTTCTCACCAGAGACTGTGCAGTCCTCAAACTTGTACGGCATTCAGATTTCAACAACCCAAAAAACAACTGTGAAACAAGGGCTGGAGGTCAAGGAAACTCCTTCCAATAACAATGGAAACAGAGCTGCTGACCAGGGTGACCACCCTCAGTTGCAGCTGTCTCTCGCTATTGGGCTTGATGATGGCACTGCAGACCAGCAGAGAGTTCATCCTGCTGCCCAGGCCTTGGAGGAGCACCAGAAACCCCCAGTGTCCATCAAGCAGGAGAGATGTGACCCAGAATCTGTGATCCCCCAGAGCCACCCCTCACCCTCATCAGAG